A window of Mercenaria mercenaria strain notata chromosome 16, MADL_Memer_1, whole genome shotgun sequence contains these coding sequences:
- the LOC123540582 gene encoding lamin-1-like, with protein sequence MPPDGYTDATNAAGTDFNGIISVIMNYEAFQSKIHDDLSKKYNIFEQGRDVSKVVRHCPKLELEDTDLQQCFSVLQSLLSDPAYLSANTDAQNAKTKLLQLQNDTLVIGKDDIRKVLDDIAKAVQDKIKTEMNEYMKEAEKKKLELINVTNKSVKAIGNQGKISIAELDNALKSAIDVIEKQTKESLKKVQAEADKGVNKLEVKAEAGEKQIEESTDKGVNKLEVKAEVGEKQIEESTDKGVNKLEVEAEAGVKQIEESTDKRVYKLEAKAEAGEKQIEESIDKGVNKLEVEAEAGVKQIEESTEKRDYKLEAKAEAGVKQIEESTDKGVNKLEVKAEVGEKQIEDSTDKGVSKLEVKAEAGVKQIEESTDKGVNKLEVKAEVGEKQIEESTDKGVNKLEVKAEAGEKQIEESTDKGVKKLEVEAEAGVKQIEESTGKGVYKLEAKAEAGMTKISAKTDEALKKIEVSTTANKEENYNKFREGRPMAEGGETPSLLQRIIRMFTGPTYRKRKKELKDNLTTFYTKRYSTIPLSPLFEEHDTPLVDFYILPEMNYIEMQKTLPRGEEAKIPVKSLSDIFRSGSNCEIYLTADAGFGKTAFSKYLALTWCQAHSPKWKYKKYFAEDAINTMREFEFLFLVLLRDSSHDCNIDDLILNQIAQNWSRSPALTIDFLQEILHRERCLVILDGLDE encoded by the exons ATGCCGCCTGACGGTTACACGGATGCGACGAATGCAGCAGGGACAGATTTCAATGGAATCATCAGCGTTATCATGAACTATGAAGCTTTTCAGTCGAAAATTCACGACGATCTTTCCAAAAAATACAACATCTTTGAACAG GGTAGAGATGTAAGCAAAGTAGTTCGACATTGTCCGAAATTAGAGTTGGAAGATACCGATCTACAACAGTGTTTTAGTGTCTTACAGAGTCTGCTGTCAGATCCTGCATATTTGTCTGCTAATACCGATGCGCAGAAtgctaaaacaaaattattacag CTTCAAAACGATACTTTGGTCATTGGTAAAGACGATATCCGAAAAGTGCTGGATGATATTGCCAAGGCAGTCCAAGACAAAATCAAGACTGAAATGAATGAATACATGAAGGAAGCTGAAAAGAAAAAACTAGAACTGATCAATGTCACGAACAAGTCTGTTAAGGCTATTGGCAATCAAGGAAAAATATCAATCGCTGAACTAGATAATGCATTAAAATCTGCAATTGATGTAATAGAAAAGCAAACAAAGGAATCGCTTAAAAAAGTACAAGCAGAGGCTGATAAAGGGGTTAACAAGTTGGAAGTCAAAGCCGAAGCTGGAGAGAAACAGATAGAAGAATCTACTGATAAAGGGGTTAACAAGTTAGAAGTTAAAGCCGAAGTTGGAGAGAAACAGATAGAAGAATCTACTGATAAAGGGGTTAACAAGTTAGAAGTCGAAGCCGAAGCTGGAGTGAAACAGATAGAAGAATCTACTGATAAAAGGGTTTACAAGTTGGAAGCCAAAGCCGAAGCTGGAGAGAAACAGATAGAAGAATCTATTGATAAAGGGGTTAACAAGTTAGAAGTCGAAGCCGAAGCTGGAGTGAAACAGATAGAAGAATCTACTGAAAAAAGGGATTACAAGTTGGAAGCCAAAGCCGAAGCTGGAGTGAAACAGATAGAAGAATCTACTGATAAAGGGGTTAACAAGCTAGAAGTCAAAGCCGAAGTTGGAGAGAAACAGATAGAAGACTCTACTGATAAAGGGGTTAGCAAGTTGGAAGTCAAAGCCGAAGCTGGAGTGAAACAGATAGAAGAATCTACTGATAAAGGGGTTAACAAGCTAGAAGTCAAAGCCGAAGTTGGAGAGAAACAGATAGAAGAATCTACTGATAAAGGGGTTAACAAGTTGGAAGTCAAAGCCGAAGCTGGAGAGAAACAGATAGAAGAATCTACTGATAAAGGGGTTAAGAAGTTAGAAGTCGAAGCCGAAGCTGGAGTGAAACAGATAGAAGAATCTACTGGTAAAGGGGTTTACAAGTTGGAAGCCAAAGCCGAAGCTGGAATGACAAAGATTTCTGCAAAAACAGATGAAGCATTAAAGAAGATTGAGGTATCAACAACAGCAAACAAAGAAGAGAATTACAACAAGTTTAGAGAAG GAAGGCCAATGGCAGAGGGAGGTGAGACGCCAAGTTTACTTCAAAGAATAATTAGAATGTTTACCGGACCTACATACAGGAAAAGAAAGAAAG AGCTGAAAGACAATTTGACTACCTTCTACACAAAAAGATACAGTACAATACCACTGTCACCGTTATTCGAGGAACATGACACTCCCCTTGTAGATTTTTacattttgcctgaaatgaattaCATTGAAATGCAAAAGACACTTCCACGTGGGGAAGAGGCTAAAATTCCAGTAAAATCGTTGTCGGACATATTCAGGTCTGGAAGtaattgtgaaatatatttaaccGCTGATGCTGGATTTGGGAaaactgcattttcaaaatatcttgcacTCACGTGGTGCCAGGCTCATAGTCCAAAATGgaaatacaaaaagtatttcGCAGAAGATGCAATAAACACTATGCGAGaatttgagtttttgtttcttgtgttACTGCGGGATTCTTCTCATGATTGCAACATTGATGATttgatattaaatcaaattgCGCAAAATTGGTCTCGCTCTCCGGCTCTAACAATAGATTTTCTACAGGAAATTCTGCATCGTGAAAGATGTTTAGTGATACTTGATGGTCTAGATGAATGA